ACCGTGGAAATCGCGATCCGCTCGGCCGCGAATGACAGCCCGGAACGGTCCAACAGCACCCGGACCGCCTGGATCACGCTGTCGAAGTTGTCGAAGGGCTCGCCCATCCCCATGAAGACCACGTTGCGGACCCGCACGCCGAACTCCCGCCGGGCGGCCACGACCTGCCCGACGATCTCACCGGCGGTCAGGTTGCGGAGGAAGCCCAGCTGCCCCGTCTCGCAGAACAGGCAACCGCGGGCGCAACCGATCTGAGAGGAGACGCAGAGCGTCTTCCACTCACGGCCGTACCGCTGCATGGGAACCATGACGCTTTCGATCTCGAGGCCGTCATGGGTGCGCTGGATGAACTTGGTCAGGTCGCCGTCCTGGATGTGCCGAACCACGGGCAGCAGGTCGGCACCGATGGCTTCAAACGGGGGGAGGGAATGGTCAGGACAATCGATAGTCTCGACCGGTTGGCAGGTCAGGAGTCCGCGATACTCGGCTCGTAGCGTCCTCACATGCTGCGGCAACGGCCGGCGGCGCTCCAGCACTTCCTTGAATGTCAGCCCGAGAACGTCCACCACTCCCACCGGTCCGATGGCCCGCGGCAGCCCGGGTGGCACCAGCGGCCCAGGCTGCAGTCGGGGCCGTTACAGCATTCCCTTCGACTTGGCGTAGGCGAAGATACCCCCCGCCTCGATGATCGGGGCCACGTCACCCAGCGCCCGCAGGGGATATCGCTTTCCGCTCTTGGTCCCCACCAGGCATGGCTCGGCGGTGTGAATCTCGACCTCTTCGCCGGTCTCGAACTGCTCGACCAGCCGCCGCCCCGTCTCGAAGGGCACGAGGTAGCCGCCGTTCACCGAGTTGCGGAAGAAGATCCGGGCATAGAACTCAGCGATGACCGCGACGACGCCGGCCTCGGCCAGGGCCAGGGGCGCGTGCTCGCGCGAGCTTCCACAACCGAAGTTCTTGCCGGCAATGATGATAGAGTAAGCGCTGTGCGTGTTGGCGGGATCCTTCTGGTCGACGAAGGGAATACCGCCGCCGGGCAGGCCAGCCTGAGGCGTGGGCACCCCGCACAAGGCGTGACGCCCAAACTGCCTCCGCTCCTCCGCGATGGCCGGATTGTAGACCAGAAAATGGGCCGGGATGATCTGATCTGTGTCAATGTCGTCACCGAGAACGTAGACCTTGCCGCGGATCACCTGTTCCATGGTCTCACCTTTCGCTGGGGCAAAGGAAGCGGGCGAATCGAGCCGGATGCCGATTCGCCCGCGTGATCGTCGTTTCAGATCCACCCGACGGTGACCGCCGGGGCGGCCCCGTCCCTAACGGGCCTTCTTGGCAGCGGGCTTCGTGCCCACTTCCACAATCGACTGGGTCTTCAGGATCGTATAGTCGGCCGGAAAAGCGTGGAACGCCTGCACGTGCAGTTCGCGGTTCCGAAGCTCCCAATCGACGAACGAAAAGGGTACCAGATTGTCGTCGTCTGTCCAATCCTCGAACCTCACCAGCAGGCCCCGGGAGCCTGCGTAGTTGAGCAGATCGCGATGCGAGGCGTGGAACAGGTTCCGATTCATCTTCTCCACTTGAGTGGACAGAATGTAGTGCAGGCCGTCATCGAACTTCTCGTGGTGGTCGCGCTCGCCCCGGAACTGGAACGAGGTCACCAGGCCGTTCTGAGGAAGAAGGTCGACGTCAGTGGTCGTGACTTCAGTCACGCATCGGCCGCCAGACTGCAACGAAACCACATGGGAGAGTCCCAAGATCCAGATGTCCGCCTGGTACGCCGCTTGCTCCAGATGGCGATTCTGGTAGATCGTGAACAGCTCAGGATGGAGTGGGCGGCGATATAGCGCGAACTTCAGATCCGCTACACGCTGTAATGTCTGACCAACTTCCACGGTCATTCCCTTCAAAACCCCATGCAGACCCAGACCCTTCGGTACAGGCTGTACAAGCCTCCTACCGGCTTGCGGTTGCTGCTGATCCCGCCTCTTTCTTCTCCAGGATCACCCGACTCGGGTGTCCACCCGCCACGGCTGCTACTCCCCTCCGGGCAGGCCTCAGGTAGGCGTCGTCTTGGCTCATTCTACCGGACAGCAAACCCCGTTCCAAACAAAATCTTCCCAAAAGCAGAGCTTCTGTCGTCAACCATGAGTCTTATACCCCGCTTGGCCCAAAAAGTTCCCAACATTCTAAAACACCGAATCATAACGGCTTCTGCAATGACCGGTGTTTCGTGTAATACCAATTCTATGTCAGCTTAAGTGTATTCTGAGGCCCCTGGTTGCTTGAGCTCGACTTGTTCAACCCTCCTGGAATCCTGCACAGACGGAAAACCGACTCGCCTACAATACTAGCGTTTGGGCGAGACACGTAGCTCCCCGTACAATCCCCCCGTCAAACGGACCGATACGGTCGGGCGTCTTGTCTCCAAGTTGAAGAAGGAGGAATGCGATGCGACGGCTTTGGATCATCGCAGTGGTCGGACTGGCCTTTGTCCTGAGCGGTGCCTCATGTCCGCTGTATCACCCCCGTACTGCCAAACCAAGGATTGCCGGGCTGAAGGGTTTTGGATCGGCCGAGGAACTCCGTCAGTTCCTGGTGGATCAGGCCAACGAGCGGCTTTCCGGGACGGGTCAGAGCTACGGCACGGGCGACCCCTTGTTCGACCTGTTCTTCGGGTGGGGCGGCATGGCCTCCGCCCCCACGGCCGAGCTGAGCAACGCCGATACCGGGGGCCGATCCGAGGGAGCCACCACCTCGCATTCGTCGACCAACATCCAGGAAGAGGGCGTGGACGAGAGCGACGTCGTCAAGTGCGACGAAGAGACCATCTACTGGCTCCGCGGCGACACGATCCACGTGTGCCGAGCATATCCGGCGACCCAGCTGGCCGAGCTTGCCACCGTGAAACTGGATTCAACCGGCGAGTCGCTCTACCTGCGCGGCCACCAACTGATCGCCCTTTCCAGCCGCTGGTCGTACGGCTACTACCGGTACGGCTGGGGTGTCTTCGCGGCGGAAGCGGAGGCCCCCACCCCGGGAGGGACGAGTTCAACCGATTCCTCTTCCCTTGTCGGCGGCAGCTGGAACGACGGCGGCCAAGTCACCGTGTCCATCATCGACGTCAGCGACCCGGCCCACCCCACGACCACCGCCACAGCCAAGTTCGAAGGCCAGCTGGCTTCCAGCCGGATGATCGACAATCATCTGTATCTCGTCGTGACCACCACGCCGCGGCTGCCGGACAACCCGGTGCCGTTGACGCTCGAGGGCATGACCCTCGACGAATGGCTGCCCGACTACGAGATCACCATCAGCGGCGGAGCCACCCAAATTGGCGACATGATCTCCTGGCAAGGCGCCTTCCGGCCCGAAGTCGGCGACGGCTACAACATCACCACCGTTGCAACGCTCGACGTCGATAACCCGACCGGCGGCTTCGCCTCGACGGCCATCACCGCCGACGCGGGAACCATCTACGCCAGTACCGCCGCCCTGTATGTCACCGACACCCAGTACGACTGGTACATGGGCGGCTCGCGGACCGACACCATTGTCCACAAGCTGGCCTTCACCCAAACCGGAACCGACTACATCGCCAGCGGCATGGTGCCCGGCCGGCCGCTCAACCAGTACTCGCTCGGCGAGTATGACGGCCACCTGCGCATCGCCACCAATCAGGACGAGTGGTCGATCGACGGCGCCGGTCTCAAGAACGGGATCTACGTCATGAAGGAGACCGGGACGACGTTGGACATCGTCGGCCGGATCGACGACATCGCCGTCGGCGAGCAGATCTATGCCGCCCGCTTCATCGGCCCGCGCGGCTTCCTGGTCACCTTCAAGCGAATCGACCCGCTCTTCACCGTCGACCTGAGCAATCCGACCAACCCGCGGATCGTCGGCGAGCTCAAGGTGCCGGGCTACTCCGATCACCTTCAGCTGCTGGACCAGAACCACATCCTGGCTATCGGGAAGGACGCCCAGGACACCGGCTCGTTCGCCTGGGTCCAGGGCGTGCAGCTCTCCATGTTCGATGTGAGCAACCTGGCCAACCCCCAACTCATGTTCAAGGAAATCATCGGCGGTCGCGGTACCCACAGCGAGGCCAACAACAATCCCAAGGCATTCATCTACTACGAGCCCGACGAATCCGGCCCAGGATACCTGACGTTCCCGATCGATCTGTACAGCACGGGCACGACCGGCCCGGAGTGGGGCACGCACCAGTTCACCGGCATCCTGGTCTACCGCGTGGATCCGCAGACCGGCTTCTCAAGGCTGGGGTCCATTTCGACCTTGCCCGAAGGCAAGTCACCCAACGGCTGCAACTGGTACTACTACGGCGCCACCCGCGGGCTCTTCATCGGCGAGAACGTGTACGCGGTCTCCGATCTGGGCGTGAAGGCGGCAGGGCTGAGCAGTCTCGGCACACTGTCCGGAAGCGTTTCATTCACCGGGGCCAGCGCCTTCGAGGACTGCTACTATGACGACCTGCCGGAGATCCTGCCGGCCGTTTCGGAAGGCCTGCGGTAGACCCTTCGGCTCATGAGCCCTCCGGCGCGTCGTCCAAGGCAACCAGCAGGTCCGCGACCAGGCCGCGCAGGTCCTCAATACGATAGGGCTTGGTCAGCACCGCGGACCTTGCCGGGAGAGGAGCCTCCACGCCCGACGTCGCGCCGGGGGCGATCAGAATGACCGGTGTCTGCCGTCCGCCGTCCCGGATGGCCCGTAGACATTCGAGACCGCTGCGTTTCTCGAGTTCCATGTCCACAACGAGCAGACGAACTCTGGTGCCGAGTTCCTGGAACTTGGTCAGCAGTTCGAAGCCGTCCCCGGCCTCGACGACCCGGTAGCCGGCGGCAACGAGGGTCGACACGAGAATCGAACGGACGTGGGGATCGCCCTCCGCCACCAGCAGCAGATCACCTTGTCCCTGGTGGGGCGAGGCCCGACCCCCGGAAGCGGACAGAGCGTCGGCGCTCACACAGGGAAACACCAAGGTGAACGTGCTCCCCTTGCCTTCCGTCGAGCTGAACTCGATCCGCCCGCCGTGATCCCGGACGATGCTCTGCACCACCGCCAGACCAAGCCCCGTGCCCTTGCCACGCTCCTTGGTGGTGAAGAAGGGTTCGAAGATCCGACCGCCGATCGCCGCGGGGATGCCGCACCCGCTGTCTCGGATTTCGACGACCGCGTACGTTCGCTTCGGCTCCAGGTCGGAGAAACGAGCCAGATCCTCGGCCTGGGCGGCGCGGAGAACAACGTCGAGACGGCCGCCGTCCGGCATCGCGTCCTTCGCGTTGATCACCAGGTTCATCAGGGCCTGCTGCAGTTGGGTGGCGTCCGCATGAACAACGAGACCGGTGCTGACTCCGAGATGTTCGGTCACCCGGACGCTCGAGGGCAGCAGCCGTCGACAGAGGTGGCACCATTTCGGAAAGTCCACCGCCAGATCGATCAGCTTCTTCTGCACCGGCAGCCGCCGGCTGAAGGTGAGCATCGACCTGGCCAGGGCCATCGCATCCTGGGCCGCCTGCTCGATCATGTCCAGGGATTCCCTCGCGGTCGCCTGCCCCTCCAGGCTGCCGCGAAGGAGGGCCACATTGCCGAGGATCACGGTGACCAGGTTCCCGAAATCGTGAGCCACGCCGCCGGCCATCTGACCGAGAGCCTCCAGCCTGTGAGTCTGACGCAGCAAGTCCTCCAGCCGGGCTCGCTCTTCCTCGAGACGCTTGCGCTCGGTGATGTCCTGCATCACCCCGACGAAGCGATCCGGCCGCCCGCCCCGCCCCACTGCGAGCAGCCCGCGGTCCAGCATGCGAACGTAGTGCCCGTCCTTGTGTCGAAAGCCGTATTCGCATTCGTACGGCGTGCCATCGCGGAGGGCAACTTCAAGAACACCCAGGGCTTCGGCGCGGTCCTGGGGATCGATCCGTTCCGCCCATTGTTCGAAACCGCCCTTCATCTCGGACAGGGCGTATCCCAGAATCTGCTCGATGCTCCCACCCCAGACGAGCTTCTTGGTCGCAAGCTCGCCATCGTAGACGATCTGCCGAGCCGCCGAGGCCGCCAGCTCATACCGCTGCCGCCAATTCACGCGGCCCCTCGGCGTTCTTCCCCGCCTGAGCGGCCCGCCACGCCTCGTTCGCCGGCCGGAGTCACCGGACATGACCAGTCCCTCATCGCCGCAACAGGGCTTGCGGCTTGGGTAGCCCTCTCGCGAGAACACCAGTATACGCCAGCATGGCGGCGCCGGCCAGCAGCTCCGGGGCCACCGCGGCTGCCCCCCTCGACGGGCGGGCAACGGTTCCCGGCGCAAGCAAACAGCGGACCTGGCCGCCCGTGAGGCAACCAGGTCCGCCGTATGTCTAGCACTTCCCGCTACACGGGTGTGGGAAGCGAGTTACTGCGGCATGTCGAGGCAGCCTGCGTCCGCCGCGATCGCCGGACCAGCGTAACAGTTCTGGAAGGCGGCCAAATCCTCCGCGGCCACATAACCGTCACCGTTGGTGTCCGCACAAGCACACACCGAACCGGTCAGCGGTGCGACCGTGCCCGTGAAGCAGGCCTGGAAGAGCCCGAAATCGACCTGGTCGACGTCACCGTCCGTGTCCAGGTCCAGTCGCGGGGCGGCACAGGCGGAGAGCCCGCCGGTCATGGCCGCATACTCCGCAGCCACCCACTCGGCCGAGCGGGCAACGCCGGAAAACCGGATTTCGTCAACCAGACCGCTGTACCACCCGTTGGTATCGGCACCGATGGCGTCGATGACGCCGGTTCCGATCTTGGCGGTGTCGCCTGAGGAGCCCTGGTTGGTGATGTTCTCCAGGGCGACCTGACCCGCTTCGACGCCGTCCAGGTAGATCACCAGGCTCGTGGCGTTGCCGGTCATGACCACGTAATGCCATTCGCCGGTGTTGTAGGCGTAGGGGACGTTGATGCCCGGCCAGGTCCCGCCGGCACTGACCCACGCCTGCAGGTTGGCCCCGCCGTGGAAACCGAACTCGATCAGGTCATTCTGGCCGAACAGCGGCATCCGATCGCCGAAGGCCGCTGCCTCGGGAGCGATCCAGCCGCTGACCGTGAACTCCGCCAGGTTGCTCAAGAAACTGGCGTTGAGGTCAACGTAGGCATCGGTTCCGTTGAACCCGCGCCCCAGGCCCAGCCGGCCCGTGGCGCTGGTCGAGTTGTAGATGGTCCCGTCGTGGTCATTGGCCGTCGAGTCAATCACCGTGGCCTCATCGGCAAAGTGGTAGACGGCCAGGTAGCCGGCGGTCCACACGCCTTCCGCATCCTGCCCGGCGGGCACGCCTGGATTGTTCCAGTGCATCCAGACGGTGGTGGCCTGATCAAGCTGCGGAACCTTGACCCAGATGAGCGAGGTGCCGGCCGCATCCCACCGCTCGATTTCGTACGGCAGGAGGGCCGTCTGGTCCTTGTTGGTGAAGCGGATGTCCGAGCCGTCGGCCGCAAAGCCGGCGTAGTTGTCGACCTTGTCCGGCGTGAGCGTCACCAGAACCGGGAACTCCGCCAGCGGCGTGGCTCCCATGTATCCGCTGAACGAAACCCGCATGCTGTTCTTCCAGTCGGCGATCGAGTCGATATCCTGGATCGTCACCGTCGCCGAAGCCTCGCCGGCGACATCGTAAATGGCCCGCTCCTGGAGAGTCAGGATCACGGTCTCCTCGCCCTCGAGCGGCAGCCAGTCCTGAATGGCGCTGACCGTCAGATTGATCTGGGTCTCGCCGCCGGCGAAGGTGACCGGGATGGGCAGGGCGGTATAGTCCTTGCCGGGCGTGGCCGTTCCCTCCACCGTCAGGTAGACGGTGAGCGGCCGGCTGGTATTGCCGCCCGAGCGGGTGAGGGTGAAGGTGCCGGTGTCACCCAGCTCGGTCGCGGCGGCGTCGGCGGCAACAAGCTGCACCTGAGCGACGACCCCGCCGAAGGCGATCAGGTTGTCGACCATGGACGCGGCCTGGTTAGCGACCCAACTCTCCGACTTGGCCACGGAAAGAACCTGAACCTCATCGATGGTGCCGCTGAAGTACTGGGCGGCGGCAGCGTGGCGGGCGAACTTGAGGGTGTTGGTTTCCACCTCCGGGATGCCCAGGGCCTCGGTGTTCTGGGTGATCAGAACGCCGTCGCGGAATCCCTTCAGCGAACCTCCTGCTTCAGCGGCACCGTCGTAGGTCCCCGCCAAGCAGTACCAGGTATTTGCCTCGAGCGGGTTCATCGTGGCACCCCGCCAGCCACCGGCTGTCGAGTTGACCGCGATAGCGCCATTGAACTCCGGTGTGCCGTGGCCCCAGTTGATCTGGTAGTTGCTCTCGCGATGGACCGGGCCGGTGGCGGTGGCGCCCTCGGAAGCGGCGGCGGTTCCACGCACGTAGGTCATCACCGTGAAGTAGGTGATGTTCTCGGTGTTGCCGGTGTCAACGTAGTTTGAACTGGCGGCATCGAAGCTCAGCGCCCCGCCGATCGCGCCTTCGACCGGGCTGGCCCCGTAGTTGGTGCCATCGTTGCCGTGGCCGGTGGAGTCGTAGTAGAGCCCTTCGGCGGTGGTGGTATTCAGGTGCCAGACACCCAGGTAATCGGGCGTCCAAACCGCCTCCCCACCCTGAGCCAAGACGGAGTTCGTGTTGCCCCAGACCAGGGTGATGGCATCGGTGGGCGCGGCGATCTGCGGGACCTTCACCCAGACGTAGGACGATCCCGCCGGATCCCACTTCTCCACCTCGTAGGGCAGGCTGAGGTCGCCACTTCTGAAGCGGAGGTCCGAACCATCGGCATTGAAGCCGGCGTAGTTGTTGACGCGCTCGGGGGTCAGCACGACCAGAACCGGGAACTCGGTCAGGATCTCGGTGCCGGTGTACCCGGCGAAGACCAGGTCCAGGGACTTGGTCCAGTGGCTCCAGGATCCGTTGTCTGCGATCGTGGCCGTGGCCGAATCGGGTGCCCCGGCCACATACTGCGGATCGTTGGACGTGATCGTGACCATGACCGTCTCGTCCCCCTCGGTTGTTCCGTCCTCGTAAGGCGTGACGGGTACGGCCACGCTGGCCTGACCGGCCGGAATGACGACCTTGCCGCCCAGATACGCATAATCGGCTCCGCCGGTCGCGGTTCCCGACACGGTGTAGTTCAAGGTCAGCGGGAAGAGCGTGCTGCCCGTGCGGGTGAAGGTGAACGTACCGGTATTGCCGGCCACTTCGGCAGCGGCGGAGTCGGTTGCCTCGACGGTGATGGTTGCGGTGACATCCTCGCTGATCAGGTTGATTTGTGCATTCGATGGTTCCCCGAGCTCGTAGGTGGGTGCCGTGGTCAGTGCGACCGTGACCGTCTCATCGACCTCGACCTCGCCGTCATCGATTGGCGTCACGGTGATGGTTGCGGTCGATTCGTTGACAGGGATGGTCACCATGCCGGACAGCGTCGCAAAATCAGTGCCGGCCGTGGCGGTGCCATCGAAGTTGTAGTACACGTCAAGGGCTTTGGAGGTGTCGCCGCCGGCTCGGGTCACGGTGAAGGTGCCTTCCGTCGCCGGTTCGGCGGCACTGGTGCCGGCCGCGATCGTTACTGTGGAGGGTGGGTAGGTCGCGATGATCTGGACGGCATTGATCTGGGAGCGGAAGGTCTGCTCCTCGCTCCGAATGATGATCTGGTCGGCGGTCAGGCCGGTGAACACGATGTAGTTGCCGATGCCGGCGGTTTCCAGGGTGTTGGCCGTGATCGGTACCTGAGTGAACACCGGTGCCGCGGCGGTGAAATTCACCGAGTCCTGGAGGAAGACATGGGGAGTCAGAACGGAGCCCAGACTGTCCGGCGGCATGGCCGTGCTGGTGGTCTCCTGAACCCAGTATTCACTTCTTCGGCCTTCGGTGGCGTCGCCGTCGCTGTAGATGACCACGCTATAGCCGGTGGCACCCGGCTGGGCGGCCAACCACGCGGCGAGGCCCTTGACGAAGACCTGCGGGACGTTGGCGGTCGTTATGTTGCCAGTCCAGAACTGGTAAGGCGTGGTCACATCGTCGTTTGGCTTGCCGGGGGCGTCGATGTAGCCGTGCATGAGCTTGCAGTTGGGGGTCGACGTGCCGGCTCCGTCGTTCCAGATATTGGGGGAGTCCCAGGCGCAGACGATGGTCACGCCGGTGAACGTCACCTTGTTGCTGAACTTGCTGAGGGTGATGTTGCTGCCCCATCGCCCGAGGTTGTTCCAGTTGTCCTGGGCGTATCCGGGAGCTCCGGCAACTTCGTCTACTCCCAGCGAGTCGCCGCTGGTTTCCTGGATGCCGCTGCCGCTGTTGGCGACGAAGTTGATGCCGATGGACTGGGCGGGGGCAAGGCCCGCGGAAACCCCGATCAGAATAAGTCCTAACGCGACGGTCAAGCGAAAACCGAGCTGGGACATGGACTGGGCCCTCCTCAATGGCCGAACGGACAACCGGGCGACAATCCCGCGATTCCAATAGCGCGAGCGCCCGCGACAGAGGCAGGAATCCAACATGGAAATTGCTCCTTTCCCACGACAATTGTCGTGGAGCCACACCAGACAACCGACATGAAGACTGATCCGCAGACGTGCATGCGGGCCGGGTCAGACACCTTCGACAGACCCCCCGATGCTACAACGCAGTATACGCCGAAACCACCGGCCATGCAAGCCGGAGTTGGTGACGAGATAAGCCTTCTAGGAGGCGGAGACCGCGAAGCGCACTTCGATGAGACAGGCCTATGTAAATACCCCATCGTCGGCCCGGACTTGATCCTCCCCCCCGGTTTGCCATAGACTATCGCTATAGAGGGTCGCAAGTCTCGTTCCTACGATCATAGGGGAGGAGGGCGTTCCGTGGTGAGCACCCCAACGTCTATATGCAGCCGGTCTGTCGGCTGTTTCCTGGCCATGCTGGCTGTGTTCCCTCTTGCGCCAGCCTCGCTCCAGGCCCTCGTCCTCACGGAACTCATGTTCCATCCCCTGGGGGACAATCCGGATGAGGGCGTCCACGGCGAAGAGTACATCGAGTTGTGGAACGAGACGTCGGGCTCGATCGATCTGAGCGGTTATCGGTTCACCCGCGGGATCAGCGGGGCCAACGGGGAAACGGACTACACGATTCCCAACGGCACCGTCTTGCCGGCGGGACAGTACTTGGTGGTGGCTCGAGAGCCGGCAGCCATGGCCGCCCGGGGGGTCTCCGGGATCATCGGACCCTACGGGGGTAATCTCAGAAACTCGGGTGAGCGGCTGACGCTAGTGGATGCGGCGGGAGAAACGGTTGTAGACGTCGCTTACAGCGATCGCGGCGACTGGCCGGCGGCGGGTGATGGGACGGGTCACTCCATCGTACTCAAAGACATCACCGAGGATCCAGACATGGGTCGACACTGGCGTCTGAGCCAGTTGAAGGGCGGCTCGCCCGGTGCGGCCGACGTCGTCAAGCCTCAGACCCTTTACCTGGTCTACGCTCCCGAGCTGAAAAGCCACGGCTGCGCGACCGACTGCTCGCGGCAGCGGTACTTCAAGGGCACCGTCGAACCGCCGGCAACCTGGAAGGATGTCACCTTCGATGACTCGAGCTGGTTGATCGGCTGCGGCGGATGGGGGTACGGCGACGAGGACGATTGTACCCTGCTCAGCGACATGTACAACTACTACCTCTCCGTGTATGCCCGGGTCGGTTTCGACCTGACCGCCGATCAGATCGCCAACATGAAATCCCTGACGTTGGAGGTCCGCTACGATGACGG
Above is a genomic segment from Phycisphaerae bacterium containing:
- a CDS encoding 23S rRNA (adenine(2503)-C(2))-methyltransferase RlmN, with translation MVDVLGLTFKEVLERRRPLPQHVRTLRAEYRGLLTCQPVETIDCPDHSLPPFEAIGADLLPVVRHIQDGDLTKFIQRTHDGLEIESVMVPMQRYGREWKTLCVSSQIGCARGCLFCETGQLGFLRNLTAGEIVGQVVAARREFGVRVRNVVFMGMGEPFDNFDSVIQAVRVLLDRSGLSFAAERIAISTVGRTEGIRKLASLGWRRINLAISLNAPNDEIRHQIMPVNRLEPMAALREALLAYPLRKCQFFMIEYVLIPGVNDRQEDARELVEYLRPVKSVVNVIPYNPRRDSPWPAPTEESVVRFLGWLQGAGQVCKRRLTKGREHMAACGQLGNRALRSRGEREA
- a CDS encoding 3-isopropylmalate dehydratase, yielding MEQVIRGKVYVLGDDIDTDQIIPAHFLVYNPAIAEERRQFGRHALCGVPTPQAGLPGGGIPFVDQKDPANTHSAYSIIIAGKNFGCGSSREHAPLALAEAGVVAVIAEFYARIFFRNSVNGGYLVPFETGRRLVEQFETGEEVEIHTAEPCLVGTKSGKRYPLRALGDVAPIIEAGGIFAYAKSKGML
- a CDS encoding DUF2617 family protein, with amino-acid sequence MTVEVGQTLQRVADLKFALYRRPLHPELFTIYQNRHLEQAAYQADIWILGLSHVVSLQSGGRCVTEVTTTDVDLLPQNGLVTSFQFRGERDHHEKFDDGLHYILSTQVEKMNRNLFHASHRDLLNYAGSRGLLVRFEDWTDDDNLVPFSFVDWELRNRELHVQAFHAFPADYTILKTQSIVEVGTKPAAKKAR
- a CDS encoding beta-propeller domain-containing protein codes for the protein MRRLWIIAVVGLAFVLSGASCPLYHPRTAKPRIAGLKGFGSAEELRQFLVDQANERLSGTGQSYGTGDPLFDLFFGWGGMASAPTAELSNADTGGRSEGATTSHSSTNIQEEGVDESDVVKCDEETIYWLRGDTIHVCRAYPATQLAELATVKLDSTGESLYLRGHQLIALSSRWSYGYYRYGWGVFAAEAEAPTPGGTSSTDSSSLVGGSWNDGGQVTVSIIDVSDPAHPTTTATAKFEGQLASSRMIDNHLYLVVTTTPRLPDNPVPLTLEGMTLDEWLPDYEITISGGATQIGDMISWQGAFRPEVGDGYNITTVATLDVDNPTGGFASTAITADAGTIYASTAALYVTDTQYDWYMGGSRTDTIVHKLAFTQTGTDYIASGMVPGRPLNQYSLGEYDGHLRIATNQDEWSIDGAGLKNGIYVMKETGTTLDIVGRIDDIAVGEQIYAARFIGPRGFLVTFKRIDPLFTVDLSNPTNPRIVGELKVPGYSDHLQLLDQNHILAIGKDAQDTGSFAWVQGVQLSMFDVSNLANPQLMFKEIIGGRGTHSEANNNPKAFIYYEPDESGPGYLTFPIDLYSTGTTGPEWGTHQFTGILVYRVDPQTGFSRLGSISTLPEGKSPNGCNWYYYGATRGLFIGENVYAVSDLGVKAAGLSSLGTLSGSVSFTGASAFEDCYYDDLPEILPAVSEGLR
- a CDS encoding PAS domain-containing protein, whose protein sequence is MNWRQRYELAASAARQIVYDGELATKKLVWGGSIEQILGYALSEMKGGFEQWAERIDPQDRAEALGVLEVALRDGTPYECEYGFRHKDGHYVRMLDRGLLAVGRGGRPDRFVGVMQDITERKRLEEERARLEDLLRQTHRLEALGQMAGGVAHDFGNLVTVILGNVALLRGSLEGQATARESLDMIEQAAQDAMALARSMLTFSRRLPVQKKLIDLAVDFPKWCHLCRRLLPSSVRVTEHLGVSTGLVVHADATQLQQALMNLVINAKDAMPDGGRLDVVLRAAQAEDLARFSDLEPKRTYAVVEIRDSGCGIPAAIGGRIFEPFFTTKERGKGTGLGLAVVQSIVRDHGGRIEFSSTEGKGSTFTLVFPCVSADALSASGGRASPHQGQGDLLLVAEGDPHVRSILVSTLVAAGYRVVEAGDGFELLTKFQELGTRVRLLVVDMELEKRSGLECLRAIRDGGRQTPVILIAPGATSGVEAPLPARSAVLTKPYRIEDLRGLVADLLVALDDAPEGS
- a CDS encoding DUF2341 domain-containing protein, which produces MSQLGFRLTVALGLILIGVSAGLAPAQSIGINFVANSGSGIQETSGDSLGVDEVAGAPGYAQDNWNNLGRWGSNITLSKFSNKVTFTGVTIVCAWDSPNIWNDGAGTSTPNCKLMHGYIDAPGKPNDDVTTPYQFWTGNITTANVPQVFVKGLAAWLAAQPGATGYSVVIYSDGDATEGRRSEYWVQETTSTAMPPDSLGSVLTPHVFLQDSVNFTAAAPVFTQVPITANTLETAGIGNYIVFTGLTADQIIIRSEEQTFRSQINAVQIIATYPPSTVTIAAGTSAAEPATEGTFTVTRAGGDTSKALDVYYNFDGTATAGTDFATLSGMVTIPVNESTATITVTPIDDGEVEVDETVTVALTTAPTYELGEPSNAQINLISEDVTATITVEATDSAAAEVAGNTGTFTFTRTGSTLFPLTLNYTVSGTATGGADYAYLGGKVVIPAGQASVAVPVTPYEDGTTEGDETVMVTITSNDPQYVAGAPDSATATIADNGSWSHWTKSLDLVFAGYTGTEILTEFPVLVVLTPERVNNYAGFNADGSDLRFRSGDLSLPYEVEKWDPAGSSYVWVKVPQIAAPTDAITLVWGNTNSVLAQGGEAVWTPDYLGVWHLNTTTAEGLYYDSTGHGNDGTNYGASPVEGAIGGALSFDAASSNYVDTGNTENITYFTVMTYVRGTAAASEGATATGPVHRESNYQINWGHGTPEFNGAIAVNSTAGGWRGATMNPLEANTWYCLAGTYDGAAEAGGSLKGFRDGVLITQNTEALGIPEVETNTLKFARHAAAAQYFSGTIDEVQVLSVAKSESWVANQAASMVDNLIAFGGVVAQVQLVAADAAATELGDTGTFTLTRSGGNTSRPLTVYLTVEGTATPGKDYTALPIPVTFAGGETQINLTVSAIQDWLPLEGEETVILTLQERAIYDVAGEASATVTIQDIDSIADWKNSMRVSFSGYMGATPLAEFPVLVTLTPDKVDNYAGFAADGSDIRFTNKDQTALLPYEIERWDAAGTSLIWVKVPQLDQATTVWMHWNNPGVPAGQDAEGVWTAGYLAVYHFADEATVIDSTANDHDGTIYNSTSATGRLGLGRGFNGTDAYVDLNASFLSNLAEFTVSGWIAPEAAAFGDRMPLFGQNDLIEFGFHGGANLQAWVSAGGTWPGINVPYAYNTGEWHYVVMTGNATSLVIYLDGVEAGQVALENITNQGSSGDTAKIGTGVIDAIGADTNGWYSGLVDEIRFSGVARSAEWVAAEYAAMTGGLSACAAPRLDLDTDGDVDQVDFGLFQACFTGTVAPLTGSVCACADTNGDGYVAAEDLAAFQNCYAGPAIAADAGCLDMPQ